In Jaculus jaculus isolate mJacJac1 chromosome 2, mJacJac1.mat.Y.cur, whole genome shotgun sequence, the genomic window ATTTTAAGCCCAGAAAACACATTGACAAAGACAGAAATATAAGTCATATATCTCTGTTTTAAGGAATATAAGGGAGAAGGAACAGGGGGTTGGGGGAGATGTTTTGCTATTTCCTAAGGAGACTTACTTTAATTGCTGAATATAGAGAATAGCTGCAGTGCTTCTTGAACTCATGTCGAATGTCCAACAAGTCAATCTCTGATCTGGAAACCATTATTCGGTTCAGAGTAAACTCATCAGTTCCAGCACCCTGGTAAGAAATGCAGGTGCTCATGAAGCAAATCTCATCTGCCACATATAGATCTTTATAAGGCAGAGATAACATTGCACACAATATTCCATCACAGTGACTGCTCTCCTTTTACCATCAAAATCCATCACTCATTTCTCCATTGTCGAGTCCCTGTGTGTGCTAGCATCATGCTATCAAGACTACAGACGAGCTGTTCCTGATGAGCTTGCAATTTTGTAAAGGATACAGGCATGAAAACAAGCCATTGAAAAGCAATCTTACAGGCAGGAATACTGGGTACCGTGGAAGCATGTTTCAGAAGAATAAGGATAAGGAAAGGTCTGCCCAAGAGAGTAAGGCCTATATAACCAACCAGGGGAACACCGGGCATGACGGTGCGTATCTGTGATCACAGCAGAAGagtcaaagccagcttgggctataagagtgagtttgagggctggagagatggcttagtggttaagtgcttgcctgtgaagcttaaggacactggttcaaggttcaattccccaggacccacgttagccagatgcacaagggggcccatgtgtctggagttcatttgcagcggctggaagctctggcgtgcccattctctctgtctacctgcctatttctatctctctctctctctctcaaataaacaaaaataaaatattttttaaaaagagtgagtttgaagctaacttagaatatatcatgacaccctatttttaaaacttttttagagagagagagagaaagcagagagagaaatagtgcaccagggcctcagccattgcaatcaactccagatgcttgtgccacctagtgggcatgtgcaaccttacacttgcctcacctttgtgcatctgggatctagagagtagaacctgggtccttaggctttgcaggcaagcgccttaaccatgaagtcatctctccaggccaattttttttttttctttttggttcaaTGCTGGCATTTTTGCAACATGAAGAACAGATTCCAGGGAGGAGTCGTCTGGAGACAAGGGAATCAGACTAGAGTTTTTGGGAGCCACCCAGAGGTGACTGCAGTAATAAAGAGATGATGATGGCCATGGGTGGAGAAAATAGGATGATTTCAGAGATGCTTATGTAGGTGGATTGCAAAACAAGGATGTGTCACAGGGGATAATGAAGGAGGGGGAGGGTGTAGAATTCTAACTGAGCAGTTAGGTGGACAGCTGAATGCATTACTGATGCATCTAACATAGGTCTGGTGAACAGCTAATGTATGTGAGGCATTAGCCCATGTTCTAGGAATGTCTCTGTCCTTATGGAGCTTATGGTCTGTCTTTACATAGAGACAGACAGTAAACTAATTATTGAAGTAAATGTGAATAATTCATATGAAGAAAATAACACAGAGAAATGGAAAGCAGAGTGACTGAAAGGAGACAACTGGCAGTGTAGTTGTTCCTTCAAGAGGGGCATTGAAGCTGAGACCTGAGAGGATGAGGGAAATCCAGCCACCCATCAAACCTGGTGAAAGAGCACTGAAGACAGAGAGGACAAATGCAAAGACACCCATGCTGCAGGAAAAGCCTGGGCAACCAGGGAGTAGAAACGCGGAGATAGCTGGGGTAGAGGGAATGAAGACGCTAAGGTTCAATTTCGCAAACCGGGCAAGACGCATCCTGTTGATGCTACCCACAGTAACAAGTGAAGGCAGGAGACGTGCTTCGGGGTGGCGCAAAGTGAGAGAGATGAGGTATGCCCTTGGACATTCCTGTGTAGGCCACAGAAGTTCTCAGGACAGACTCAAGAAGCACCTCCTCTGCGCCAGGCCCTGCCCCAGGATCTAAAGATGGACAGGAGCATGACTCATGGAGCATACCATCTGACAGCAAAGACTGATAAGAAAATATAAGCTATGGTACCCTGTGCGGGCTGCCGAGTCAGCTCGGTTACTTCTGAGTAAGGCTGTCGAGGCCACTGGATCTTGGGCTGGTAAAGTTTGAGGTTTGGTATCCTACACGTTCTGCTGCCTCTGCTTACTGTGAAGTGAGGGAAATGACTTAGCCAGCATTTCATTAGCTCTCTCTACATTCACTGAAGCATGCAGCATAATTCTATGATGCAAATTAGTGGAAAAATTAGCTACAGAAGAAAGCTCATCAAAGCCGAAGAGAATTGTGATGCTCCACCAATATTAAGCAATATTTTGATTTTGCTTGAGGAATTCTAGGAATGAATATGAAATTTCCAGACTCACCTTCAAAGCCCGATGCAGTCTTCCAGCTAAAAAGGCAGGTGTATTCTTTGTACAATGAactgttattaaaaaaaagtaattattagCTTTACTTACTAAAATCTCGGTTAATCTATAagagtatgttttaaaaaaaaaattctttgggctGTTATTTCACTCCAACCTCTCCTCACTCCCGGCTTTTATTTAGAATGAAAGGCTACTTAGCTTGTATTTCAAAGCCTTATAATATCATATTTGCACAGAACTTTAGAACAGTAATTATCTTTAGCAATGgggaaaataaaattacatgccaaaaaataaacaaaaaacaaactcctACGTGTCTGACTCATCTTCATGTCTCAGACACACCGCGCACCTGAGCTTACACTGATGACTCCCTCCAGTGCACCACATGGGTTGGCACGTCTTGGGAACTGATGTGTGCCATGGGCCAAACAACTGGAGAGAAGTGGCTCCAAATAACTCATTAAGTAAGAAGAGACACTGGAGCTCAATTTAAAACCAACTTTTCCCACTAGaagattttctttgaaaatgattGGGCTAGAATATATGGAATATATAATAGGTACTACCACCTGTAATTTACCTTCTGTCATCTAAAAAGTACTACGCTCtttcaaatgttttgttttgaaacatcaGGAAAAcgagaaatgaaattaaaaaaaagaaaactaacaaaactATGGATTGTTTTTTCTTGAAATATGGTGAAAATATCCAGAATAGAAAAATCTATAGAGAATAAACCTATTTATGCAGCATAATTGTTTTTGTAATCTTAAATCTAGTCTGCGGGAAGGAGTCTGACCAAAAGTGAATGGATTTTTATAATGGAGTTTGGGGCTCAAAACAAATGCAAGATTGACTTTCTCATAGTGACTTACAGACTCTCTTAAGGAATGCAAATGATTTGGTGTGTGGAAATGATTTAAGGGAAATAGAACCATGAAAATTTGAGATATGAAACTGACAAGAAGCCATCCATTTTCCCTGTTAATActtaaatttttctcaaactcaAATTAAGTAAACCTTAATAATTTAACCAAAAAATCATTAGCTTTTCAGGtggatgagatggcttagcaattaaaggtgcttgcttgcaaagcctaacagcatgggttcaatttccaagtaacTACATAAGCCatatcacaaagtggcacatgcatctggtgtttgtttgcaatagcaagaagccctagcaaacccactcattctccctctctccttacaaataaataaaatattttaaaaaatcattacctTTTTAATAATTTCCTCCTTAAGTAGATTTGTTCATGTCTTTCTTTTCATAAATTTTCCCCTCCCTCTACTAGCACTTTGCTGTATGTTCACAGGTATCAGGTTAGTTCTCCTTTTCTGAAAGTGTGGGAAGTAGCAGACTTGTTTTAGTGGCAAGGATACTTACTCTAGCATCCAACACCACAGGTAGGGAATCTTGAGGAATCTGTGagagttaaccactgagcccaaaGTTCACAATAATGTATTTTCTGCCCTCTTCATTGTCTAGACCATATTGGCAATGGGTTCTGTTTTCCTAGACACCCCTGAACTCTGGATGGCTCTTGAGCAAGCACTAAAATGAAGATCACAACCCCTTATCAGCCGATCCCATTAACCGAGCTACCTACAGCTAGAAAAAGATATTCTTTCACACCCCACTGGCCATACTGTTCTGCCCCCTTTACCCCTCACCTCAGTTCTGCTCATCTCTCCCTATAATAGGAAATCTGTTTGATTTCGAAACTCTTGCATATTCTTTTTGAATAATGACTTTCTTTATCTAACAATTAGTAGGTTGTTATGATGCAATTCTAAGATATGCAGATCACATGGTTTCCATGTCAAAATCACATGCtaccagcatggtggctcacgcctttaatcccaacacttgggaggcagaggactgccatgagtttaacgtcaccctgagactacatagtgaattccaggttggcctgagctagagtgaaaccctacctagagaaaaaaCAATGACATGCTGACATATTGTATTAGACTCCTTACATATGAAACATCCAGAACAGCCAACTTTATAAAGACAGGAAGTCAATTAACGACTGTCAGGGCCTTGGAAGCAAGGGGACATGGGAAGTGACTGCCAATGAGTACAAGGTTTCTTTGGGGACTGATAAAAAAGCCATAAATTCAGATTGTAGTGGTGACTGCAAACCTCTGTAAGcttactctaaaaaaaaaagaaacaactgaaCGGCATACTTTGAGTGGGTAAACTTTAAGACACAtgaatgaatgtgtcaatgaagatgcgtttcttttgtttccttgcaGGGGATTGAGCCCAGcaccttgcacatgctagccaGTTACTTTGCACTAAGCTACATTACCAGCCCTTAAATgggaattagaaaaaaattttttttacttcaatGATAGACTGAAGTAGAGTATGAAAGCATGACACATTTAGAACTTTAAATTCGTTAagctgtgcatctgtttttacttgATAACATAATGTTCATGTTAGCCCACATTTAGTCATTCAACATCTATTTCCAAGGAGGCTTCTTGGGTCAGTGCTGTAGCTTGAACACAGCATGGCACCTACAGTCCCGTGCTCAATGCTCCGTCCCCAGCCTGCACCACTGGGAGGCGGCAGAACTTTTCCAAAGTGGGGTCTAGCTGTAGGAAGTGAGTCCCTGGACGTGTGTCCTTGAAGGGAGTACTGGCGCATAGCCCCGTCCTGTGTCGTTCTTTGTTTCCTGGCTGTCAGTCGTGAGCCAGCTCTGCCCTGTCACATGCTTCCTCCACAGGGCCAAGGGACCACGGCCACCAGCCACGGACTGGAACCTCTGACACTGTGAGTTGCAGCAGACCTCCCTTCAGTTCAAGTTGACTTATCTCTGATCTCAGTCACAGCGATGGAAAGCTAACCCTTAGTGAATGAGGGCCTGTGCATCTCAAGAAAGTGTTCTCAAACGTTACAGCTTAGCAAAGGCAGGGGAAGCAACAAAATTAATCTAGATTAGCAgtatgaaacaggaaaaaattggCCACATGATCACCACTGGAACAACTCCGTATATAGACTTTATTAGTTACTTTCGTGAAACTATGGCCAAACCGCAACCTAGGAGCATAACTAAgaagagaaaaatttattttcatttatggttTCAAGGGATTCGGTCCATGGTCTCCTGACATCATGTGCTTGGGCAGAACACCAGAGGGGTGGGAGTGTGGTGGAGGCTGTTCGTGGGGCAGACAGGAAACAGAGGGACAGGAAGGGAGCAGAGGCCAAGTGGAACCTTCAGAGGCATTcgcccagtgacccacttcctccaggcaGGCCCCACTTCCTAAACTTCTTACCATCTCCCTAAAAAGCACCATCAGTTAGGGACCAAGCGTTAATGCCTGAGCACGGAAGTGATGTCTCACACCCAACCACAGCATTCTATCCCTGGGCCCCAAGAGGTTCACAGCTACCACACAGTCCAAAGAGTATTTTGTCCATCTTCATGAGTCCTCAAAGTGTTTACATTTCTAGCACTGCTCAAAAGTtcaagtccaaagtctcttctgagacttgaGGTAAACTGAAGTATTGTAAAAGCAAAAGCAAGTTAGTACTTTCCACACACAATGGCAGAGAGCAAACATTCACATCCTACAGGGAAATaactagaaaacattaaaaaaaaaaaaaaaaaaaaagaatgggaccaCAGCTAAACCAAAACCGAGCAAGGCAAGCACTAAATCCTGCAGCTCTACATCCAGCACCCAGGGCACACGTGGTATGCTGTGAGCTCCAACAGGCTCTATGGCGTAACTGGGCAACTCATGGGAGTGAGTCACTTCATCTGCCTGAATCTCAGCTTTCCCATCCCACCAAAAGAATGATGATAGAGTCTACttcaaaggacttttctgaaGCAACAtagtaagttatttttaaaaaatgagatttaaGGCATCCTAATTGGGAGTTCACCCTCcaagaattaaaaattaatatttaaattatgaaCCCAGGTTGTCTTTCCAAGGAAGTTAGTTTTAGAAATAAACTACCTTTATTACTATAGGTGCTATGGGCATTTATAATTGATGTTGGAAATTACTTCCCACTGACAAAATGATAAGAGGTAACACAGCAATGGAGAAGCATGCAATAAGAACCATGGTGTCACTAAATGAAAACAGCTTAAGAATTTCAACAGTCTCATGTGTATATGAGCACTTAACAGACTTTGTTGCCTGACTCCTGACTAGAGAGGTCAAGAATGCTGTCTTTGAGTAGTATCTCatctctctgatttcatctttctTACAAGGTACTCTCGTTGTGCCCAGAAGGGCAGACTCTGATTGTGTAACAATGTTTTTTTGACTCTTGTtaatgtgtgtgtctatataggAACAGATTCAGCCTGACACCCACCAGGTTATTCAACCAAGGAGGAAAGATCTGGAGCTCTGACCTTCATTCCAAGTTGGAAAGCCACTGACATCTTCCAGAAATAACCAAATGCAGTGAAACATCAAACTGGATGAGGTTTCAGTTTTCAACAAGGCTTAATAAAAGTGTCAGTAGGATGTAATACTTCAGCTTTTAAGGAGGCTATAATCTAAGCATGTTGACAAGCCAAATACAGATTTAAACGGCAATGCAAGAGGTAAATAGGTAACTTCTTCATGCATCATTTAACAATATTTGTTGAACCAACTATTTGTAGCATGGACTGTGCTGGGGACCATGGGAGCATAGATATGGATCAGTCAGGAGTCTTAGAAGTCCACCTTGACATTGACAAAACCACTTACCTATGGCCAAAAGTAGATCTTCAAAATGCCCAGACAATTCTCCTTTAATGCTGTCCTCAATGTCCTTCTGGCAAATATTTCTATATTCATCAAATGCTAAAAAGTAGcaccataaaaaatatttaaggcgggctagagagatggcttagtggctaaggcacttgtctgcaaagcctaaggacccaggtttgattccctagtacccatgtaagccagatgcacaaggtggcacatgcatcattctttctctctcactctacttctctctctcaaataaataaataattaaattaaaaaatttaaagcatcaCAGTTGATCACATTTGActatatttcactttttaatttgaaATGTAGCAGATAAATTAGCAAGCTCAAAACTTCCTGTATATTATCCATATTGAAGCACCATGACCCAAACTACATAAGCTATTTTATTCAATGATCTATTGTCCCTCTTCCCAAGTGAAAGTGTTTTTAAAAGCCTAAAAGGTTATATGATAAATAACctattttaaaaacaggaaaaatagcaGAACCTGGGGAACAATACTGTGGTCACTAGTCAAATATGTTTTCTCTGCTAAAAAATCTTGACAATGTAGATTGTTTTTCTTCTGAGCCGAGGAAATTATTCCTTGCTCAGGGAGTATAGTCTGCCTCCAACTTACCAGAAGGTATTGAGTTTCTTGGTATTTGCCCATGGCAAAACCTGTACATATGCCACAAAGTATAAAGGCATATTTAATAAGCCAAGTAAATTTTTCCCAAGGAAGttttgaataaagaaaaattaaggaaaaacttagggtatttgatttttgcttttaaacaaaatattagtAAACTAACTGTAATATAGtacaattattttataaaactaaGGTCAAAATTAAGGAAGGACAATTTCCGAGTTAAAAGGTCAGAGTAATGTCCTTATGTGTCCTCATTTTCCACTGGCCAGCACAAAACTAGTCCAGCACCGTGGCTGTTCTGTAGACTGATGGCTGGAAATCACAGGGTGGACAAAGGCCAATACCCGGAGCTCCAGGCAACTGGGTGCTGTTTCTTCCAGAACAGCTCAGGGAGAGGCAAGAGTTGAGAGAGTGGGTGGGCAGTTAGCAACTGCACAGAATTATTAGTCTGAAAAAGAAGAGCTGTTTCCCCCCATGTTTCCTTCCTATAAGAAAGAATTAACTATTAATCAGCATTAATCCATCATCAAAAACTGCTCTGCAATGTGTGGCTTTTCTGGCAAGGGGCTAAAGGGAGAGGCGGAGTGGAAGTGTGGCAGCCAGGCTCCTCCACCTCACAGGAACCCGCCTTTCTGGTCTCCCTGCAGGATTGTCCCTGTTCTTCTCCTGCCCCTACCTATTACCTGGCCCTCGTTACATAACCTACTTGGTCTTCAAAGAGCATGGCAGTACTGCCTTGAGTCAGAATGCAGCTTTTCCATTTGTTTTCCTGAAATGTTGACATATAAGCTGCAAAAAGGTTTGGCAGTTTTTAATCCTCATTTTCTAGAATCCTGTATATAAACCCACAATTTGCTAAATCAACACGAAACAAAAGGATTGCGAGTCCATACTTAGTTTTAGTTGAGGAAAGCTCCTTAAGCACAGGACCTCAGTAAATTTATCTTCATCCGTGCCCCATTTGTTCTCGCCAGCATTGTAGAGAATCTACCGACAAGACGAGGGAGACTTTGGTGTTATTTCAGACacaattctttctcttcctgaagGGGTGGGGCAAAAGAGTgggaactttccatgattttaGAGCATGGTGAAGTCACCTGTTGTTGACATCTCTCACTTGAGTAGGTTGGGTGCAGGAGCTGAGGTCCACATTCAGTAGACCCCCATTGTAGAAGGCAGAGGCTAGAGCCAGATAAGGCCCAGTCCCAACGCTTTTGTCTCAGGGCAGTCAGTGAAGGACAGACCCAGCTGTTGCCATCTTTTGGAAGAATTCAGAGGCCCATCCGGGAAAGACAGGAAAAAGCAGTACTTTCTTTGCTGTTACTGACCTGGGCATCTTTTTTGGCCAGATGTTCATCCACTTTCAGACTTTCATCTCTTCtaccctaaaagaaaaaaattctttaaggaCAGATGATTCTAGCACTCCAACCAGCAGGTCACTATGGTGGATTTTCTCCAGTGCAGGGAAGAATCAGGCACTGTGGGCCTCAGTTCTGTCTCTGCCATTGACTAGTCAATGTAGCAATCACACAAGCTTTGGGTCTCAATCTCCTTTGAAAACTTAAGTGTTAGCAACATGAAAAGATGAGTCACAGACAGAAAATATTTCTAGAACATATCTGATAAaggaattataaagaaaatatataaagaatgttTGAGAgtcaataacaaaataataatccaatttttaaaataaataaaagatataagaAGACACCTCACCAAAGAAGATACATAGATGGCAAGAAAGCATGTGAAAAAATGTTTTCCATTATGTCCTCTGGAAATTGCAAAGTAAAACAACAGAATCTATTAATATGGCTAAATTACAAACATTAAAACACCAAATACTGGTGAGGGCATGAAGCATTGGGGTGCTCATGCTTGCTGCTACAGGGAATGTAAGTGGTACAGCCATCTTGGCAACAGTTCaacagttgttatttttttttttttgcattgataaCAATTGTTCTTATGGTATGATCTAGCAATTATGCTACCTGATGTTTAGCCAAATGGATTGAAAACCTGTCCATACAAAAATCTGCACATGAATATTTAACAGAAGTTTTATTTGTAACTGCTAAAAAATGGAAGCAATCAAGATAACCTTCAActggtaaataaatatttcacacaGTGGAATGTTACTCAGTAAAACAGTCAAGCTAGCTAGTTGTGAAAAATATGTGGAGACACATTAGAAGCACATGGCTATATTCTAGAAGACAGTCTGAAAAGTCTACATAGAAAATGATTTCAACTACAGGATAGTATACAGGAGGCAAAACTAGAAACAGTAAAAAGATCAATGATTTCTGGGGATGAGGGAGAGAGGTATACACTGGAAGAACACAGGGATTAATACTGTACATTTGTGTAGTATGTAGTATGTACTATAGTAACATGTATGACATTACACTATCATACAATATATGCTGGAATGGCAGATATATGACATAATATAGTCATATAATATATACTGTAATGGCAGATGCATGACACTATATATTCATGAAAAATGCCCCAGAACTATGCCATAGAGGCAACCCTAATGTCAAGTAAAGACCAATTAATAATAGTGTACCAACATCAGTCTTCATTCAGCCACTGTAACAAATGTACCACACTGGTGTAAGATATTACTTATAgaaatcatcattattattatcagtAGGAATGGGAGGAGGTGCATTTGGGTACATTCTGTACTTTATATTCACTTTCTCTATAAATCTTAAACTTCTCTAAGAAAACCAAAACCGAAAATCCTGCACCAACTGTAGTAAAATATTCCTGCATGAACAAATATGTCAAAACAGAAAGTGGGATGACAGGAAAGGAAAACACAAGTGCctgatattttgaaaattatagaTGACCAAAATAGTTGactattattattaaaatggaTTTGCTTCAATTTTTAAGccttaggccctgatatgcctttCTGATTTTTGCCTGGCTTCTGTTCTACGTTGCTGACCTCTGCTTCTGTTAGTGTGCTAGCTGGTTGCTTTCTTTCATTGAGTCTCTACTCCAGTAGTAAAACTTTTGTCTCATAACAATAAGCCTTCATCATGCAGTGATCACTTTCTGTATCCTAAGcatctcatttattctctcttaaTTGTCACAACACCTCACAGGGTTGGTACTAGCAGAACTATAATTTTACAGATATGACTGACAAATGAATGATTTAAAGACTCAAGTAACTTGTCCAGATACAGAAAGGGAGTATGCAGAGGGGAACCCTCCTCTGATTTTGGAGCTCCATCCTGCTTGCTACAGTGAAAGCTCACATCCACACCCAGATGTGTGTTAACACTGAGGCAAAGTGCAGCTGTGCCTCATAAATGTGGGGTCGTGGGTTCAACCTTCACAGAGGTTTCAGCAGTGAAAGCAAGTGAAGCTACAATGAAGGTGAATTATTTCCAAGTGACATAATGCCTCACTTTGAAATGTGCTGTTTCAAGTGTCATGCTGAACCACTTGGGATTTTCTCATACATTAGGAACTGTCAGCTGAAATAGGTAGGGTTCAGTCACTCCCTCTCTTACACATACCTGTGAATACAGCGTATCCTCAACCATACCATCTCCATTTAAATCCTGAGTTGTCCAGGTAAAGCAAGTAAGTAGTGGCCTCATTTAGTCACGTCATGATTAGTGGCTTAGTAGCTTTGTAAGGCGACAAGGAGAATGCTCCAagtcattttctttaaattctgAAACTGATATGTATTTCTGAATTTAATACTCTGAAAACAATTATTCTGTATCATGCTTCCCActtagtttaaaagaaaatacatattctTTGGAATCATGGAGGAGATAAACATAGTCTAAATATGGAAACATGATAGAAATTAACAATTATGATTTTATGATAtctgaacattttctttctttctctctctttttttttggtttttccaggtagggtctcactctacttcaggctgacctggaattcactgtgtagtctcagggtggcctcgaactgtcagcgatcctcctacttctgcctcccaagtgctgggattaaaggcgtgcgccaccacacctggcttatctgAACATTTTCTAATACACTGTGAAACataataaaaacacttttttgtgcatgtgtatgatgtggtgttgtatgtatgatgtatgcatatgtatgcgcCCTTGTGGCACACCTGTGGTGGGGTGCACCTGCCTGTGGTAGCTGGAGAGGAACATTGAGTGTGCCCCTCCATTACTCTTCTgtccattcttacttgagctgaagtctcttactgattccatgACTTGCCATTGTTTTCCATGAGCCCTgtagattctcaggtctctgttaCCCTGTGAGGCTGGGGCTACAGATATGTGTGGCTATGCCCTGAGGATTATATGGACCGTGGGGATCAAACCTGACCAGCCACTTATGCCAATTCAGGCCATCATGctggcacaggaagtgctcttaactgctgggccatttctcaAGGcctaatcaaaatatttttagtcCAAAAGCTGACCTAACCCAAACCAGACTTTTTGCTGTCTGATTCCCATGGATGAGTCTGTAGTAAACACTTGTGATAAACCTGAGTTTGCGATCTTGGTTAAACATTTTACTGATGGTGGCAATGCAAAGCAAATGTACCATGAACAAACCATTGCATGGAAAAGTTTCATTATTTtaggtttaaaaaaatcttaacagCTATAACTGTGTAGGCAGTTAATTAAGGGGGTATAGAATTAAAGAAATGAACTTACATCAGCCAAAGTCAACAGAGCTTTCCGGAAGTCACCAGATGTTTCAGAACTAATGTCATCTCCAAGACTCTTCTTATACACTAAAACCAAATAAGAATGAAATCGAGTCTTAAAACACTAGAAATATTATTAAACAGGATAGAAAATTGTAAATGCCCACACTAGCAAGTAATGAGTATTTGATGAAATAGGCAATGAGTATCTAATGAAATA contains:
- the Anxa3 gene encoding annexin A3 isoform X2; protein product: MASIWVGSRGTIRDYPGFSPSVDAEAIRKAIRGIGTDEKTLIRILTERSNAQRQLIVREYQAAYEQELKDDLKGDLSGNLKHIMVALVTPPAVFDAKQLKKSMKGTGTDEDALIEILTTRTSRQMKEISQAYYTVYKKSLGDDISSETSGDFRKALLTLADGRRDESLKVDEHLAKKDAQILYNAGENKWGTDEDKFTEVLCLRSFPQLKLTFDEYRNICQKDIEDSIKGELSGHFEDLLLAIVHCTKNTPAFLAGRLHRALKGAGTDEFTLNRIMVSRSEIDLLDIRHEFKKHCSYSLYSAIKSDTSGDYETTLLKICGEDD